In the Helianthus annuus cultivar XRQ/B chromosome 11, HanXRQr2.0-SUNRISE, whole genome shotgun sequence genome, one interval contains:
- the LOC110923990 gene encoding protein FAR1-RELATED SEQUENCE 4-like, which produces MYVKYAKECGFSVRKGTTKTNSKGMLHIKYFLCMRAGVYKDKKVDTLDPNQKERVVRSNFSKRTDCGALLCVEYENGFWKVYKFVEEHNHELVERPNKHFLPTKRHLTQLQKHVIHSISKLNLGPVKAFNVMMTCFGGFEVVGASKVEFKNYKRQINLFIGEYDADMVVKHLNEKKHSQPNFSYSMVFVPFTGIDNHHCNVTFGAALLASETADTYIWLLRVFLKAVGSKPKLVVTNQDPAMKKAISAVFVDTRHRLCMWHVMHKLSPKVGVRLCNSTNFKERICGVVWTDILTPEEESWIPAYYRMEPMSGLMRTTSRSESENHFFGQLKSSYKVLEGQAVDIYTKSIFCDVQAELIGVADCVNQRYEDKHSMHGVIEILFLAFFREFPKQYILDRWRKEASPNCSPEFSISREYMTEPDPDVQSMMRDVIYSTKYTLNRLSGNKEELSLYKDHVQSYMKKVQDMQIVAPPASSRDRFAEITGQYKNGKNPMRVHVGYKSKGSGTRKRLKSKQEIAVDKKKSKSKPGAKERQCQNCKAYGHYASTCKQATKSLPRVKGIAPEMDYHLSPLTYAKECGFSVRKGTTKTNSKEYENGFWKVYKFVEEHNHELVERPNKHFLPTKRHLTQLQKHVIHSISKLNLGPVKAFNVMKTCFGGFEVVGASKVEFKNYKRQINMFIGEYDADMVVKHLNEKKHSQPNFSYSMVFVPFTGIDNHHCNVTFGATLLASKTADTYIWLLRVFLKAVGSKPKVVVTDQDPAMKKAISAVGVRLCNSTNFKERICGVVWTDILTPEEFELE; this is translated from the exons ATGTATGTTAAGTATGCTAAGGAGTGTGGGTTTTCAGTCAGGAAAGGGACTACAAAGACAAACTCTAAAGGTATGTTACATATTAAGTATTTTTTGTGTATGAGAGCTGGGGTATATAAGGACAAGAAGGTTGATACGTTGGACCCCAATCAAAAAGAGCGAGTAGTGCGATCTAACTTTTCCAAGAGGACTGATTGTGGTGCACTGTTATGTGTAGAGTATGAGAATGGATTTTGGAAGGTGTATAAGTTTGTCGAGGAGCACAATCATGAACTTGTTGAACGTCCTAATAAGCATTTTCTTCCAACTAAACGGCATCTCACTCAGCTCCAGAAGCATGTTATACACAGCATATCTAAGCTGAATTTGGGTCCTGTCAAGGCGTTTAATGTTATGATGACTTGTTTTGGTGGTTTTGAAGTTGTGGGCGCAAGCAAAGTTGAATTTAAGAACTATAAGAGGCAAATAAACTTGTTCATAGGGGAATATGACGCTGATATGGTTGTGAAACATTTGAATGAAAAAAAACATTCGCAGCCTAATTTCTC ATACTCTATGGTGTTTGTACCGTTCACTGGTATAGACAATCATCACTGCAATGTTACATTTGGTGCAGCATTGTTGGCGTCGGAAACTGCTGATACGTATATTTGGTTGTTAAGAGTTTTTCTTAAAGCTGTAGGTTCTAAGCCAAAACTTGTTGTCACTAACCAAGATCCAGCGATGAAGAAGGCTATTTCTGCTGTATTTGTTGACACTAGGCATCGGTTATGCATGTGGCATGTGATGCATAAACTTTCTCCGAAG GTTGGTGTTAGGCTATGCAATTCCACCAATTTTAAAGAACGTATATGTGGTGTTGTGTGGACGGATATTCTCACACCTGAAGA GGAATCTTGGATCCCTGCGTACTATAGAATGGAGCCTATGTCTGGTCTTATGCGAACGACATCCAGATCGGAGAGTGAGAATCATTTTTTTGGTCAA TTGAAGAGTAGTTACAAAGTGTTGGAAGGGCAAGCTGTAGATATATATACAAAAAGTATTTTTTGTGATGTTCAAGCAGAGCTTATTGGAGTTGCGGATTGCGTAAATCAACGTTACGAAG acaAACATTCTATGCATGGCGTTATAGAGatattgtttttggcgtttttcag ggaatttccaaaacaatacattCTGGATAGATGGCGCAAAGAGGCCTCCCCAAACTGCTCTCCTGAATTCTCAATTAGTCGTGAATATATGACTGAGCCTGATCCTGATGTGCAAAGTATGATGCGAGATGTTATTTATTCAACCAAATACACTTTGAACCGTTTATCTGGTAATAAAGAGGAgctatccttatacaaggatcatgTTCAATCTTATATGAAGAAGGTTCAAGATATGCAGATTGTTGCTCCTCCCGCTAGTTCTAGGGACAGATTTGCCGAGATAACTGGTCAATATAAAAATGGCAAAAATCCGATGAGAGTCCATGTAGGTTATAAATCCAAAGGTTCTGGTACTCGGAAGCGCCTGAAATCTAAACAGGAGATAGCAGTTGACAAGAAGAAATCAAAGTCGAAACCCGGGGCTAAAGAAAGACAGTGTCAGAACTGCAAAGCCTATGGACACTACGCATCAACATGCAAACAGGCC ACGAAGTCTCTTCCTCGAGTCAAAGGCATTGCCCCAGAAATGGATTACCATTTATCACCCCTGAC GTATGCTAAGGAGTGTGGGTTTTCAGTCAGGAAAGGGACTACAAAGACAAACTCTAAAG AATATGAGAATGGATTTTGGAAGGTGTATAAGTTTGTCGAGGAGCACAATCATGAACTTGTTGAACGTCCTAATAAGCATTTTCTTCCAACTAAACGGCATCTCACTCAGCTCCAGAAGCATGTTATACACAGCATATCTAAGCTGAATTTGGGTCCTGTCAAggcgtttaatgttatgaagactTGTTTTGGTGGTTTTGAAGTTGTGGGCGCAAGCAAAGTTGAATTTAAGAACTATAAGAGGCAAATAAACATGTTCATAGGGGAATATGATGCTGATATGGTTGTGAAACATTTGAATGAAAAAAAACATTCGCAGCCTAATTTCTC ATACTCTATGGTGTTTGTACCGTTCACTGGTATAGACAATCATCACTGCAATGTTACATTTGGTGCAACATTGTTGGCGTCAAAAACTGCTGATACGTATATTTGGTTGTTAAGAGTTTTTCTTAAAGCTGTTGGTTCTAAGCCAAAAGTTGTTGTCACTGACCAAGATCCAGCGATGAAGAAGGCTATTTCTGCT GTTGGTGTTAGGCTATGCAATTCCACCAATTTTAAAGAACGTATATGTGGTGTTGTGTGGACGGATATTCTCACACCTGAAGAATTTGAATTAGAATAG
- the LOC110921390 gene encoding uncharacterized protein LOC110921390, with protein MKYFSVVYFIICMGSMAHEEHTGGGNSGVGGGSGGGSGRSSKKMKHDKVPQRGMGVAQLERMITERQLKDAGISTSNSVKFRLPEVPLPPPFPNRRHPLVSKSRLYNIDGGNSNPYQYHYQYQYPEPNTLTWPQFHAQRSSMVNVSLGATSSSSVMSNIQIEPPSNQSYCANKHTSYSDGDKMVGMKRPYPFSMENIPPAYLSPISKPDESTTCRRENLLGLGDAKDQKAEKFIEENLAKDFLTLAPPQASPPSHTRLKEKVLPSSAGELTRPSYQGQTRDSSETEWSNQHALHSFFPAAKTHGIGNGEVGEHVDLNLKL; from the exons ATGAAATATTTCAGTGTGGTTTATTTCATTATTTGCATGGGTTCAATGGCTCATGAAGAGCACACCGGCGGCGGTAACAGCGGTgttggtggtggtagtggtggtggtagtggtagaTCTTCTAAAAAGATGAAGCATGACAAAGTGCCACAAAGAGGTATGGGTGTGGCTCAGCTTGAGAGGATGATAACTGAAAGACAGTTGAAAGATGCAGGTATTTCGACGTCGAATTCGGTTAAATTCCGGTTACCGGAAGTTCCTTTACCACCGCCGTTTCCCAACCGCCGCCACCCTTTGGTTTCAAAATCTAGATTGTATAATATTGATGGTGGGAATTCAAATCCGTATCAGTATCACTATCAGTATCAGTATCCGGAGCCGAATACATTAACATGGCCACAGTTTCATGCACAAAGATCATCAATG GTGAATGTCTCATTAGGagctacatcatcatcatctgtcatGAGTAATATTCAGATAGAGCCCCCTTCAAACCAAAGTTATTGTGCCAACAAGCACACATCTTATTCAGATGGAGACAAG ATGGTTGGAATGAAGAGGCCATATCCCTTTTCAATGGAAAATATCCCTCCTGCTTATCTCTCTCCAATTTCAAAACCAGATGAATCAACTACATGTAGAAG AGAAAACCTTTTAGGTTTGGGCGACGCAAAAGATCAAAAGGCCGAGAAATTTATCGAGGAAAATCTCGCGAAAGATTTTCTCACATTGGCTCCACCTCAAGCTTCACCTCCTTCGCATACAAGGTTAAAAGAGAAGGTGCTGCCTTCATCCGCAGGAGAGTTAACAAGACCATCTTATCAA GGTCAAACAAGAGATTCATCTGAAACAGAATGGTCAAACCAACATGCATTGCATAGTTTCTTTCCAGCAGCAAAGACTCATGGAATAGGCAATGGTGAAGTAGGGGAACATGTTGATCTCAATTTGAAGCTATAG